One region of Streptomyces davaonensis JCM 4913 genomic DNA includes:
- a CDS encoding bifunctional methylenetetrahydrofolate dehydrogenase/methenyltetrahydrofolate cyclohydrolase: protein MTAQILDGKATAAAIKSDLTARVAALKEKGVTPGLGTILVGDDPGSQKYVAGKHRDCAEVGIASIQRELPGTATQEEIEAVVRELNEDPACTGYIVQLPLPKGIDENRILELMDPGKDADGLHPMNLGRLVLNEPAPLPCTPNGVLTLLRRYGVEIKGAEVVVVGRGVTIGRPMPLLLTRRSENATVTQCHTGTRDLSAHLKRADIIVAAAGSAHLVRPEDVKPGAAVLDVGVSRSAEGKIVGDVHPDVAEVAGFISPNPGGVGPMTRAQLLVNVVEAAERSVD, encoded by the coding sequence ATGACCGCCCAGATTCTCGATGGCAAGGCCACCGCAGCCGCGATCAAGTCCGACCTGACCGCCCGGGTGGCGGCGCTGAAGGAGAAGGGCGTCACGCCCGGCCTCGGCACGATCCTGGTCGGGGACGACCCCGGCAGCCAGAAGTACGTCGCCGGAAAGCACCGCGACTGCGCCGAGGTCGGCATCGCCTCCATCCAGCGCGAGCTGCCCGGCACCGCGACCCAGGAGGAGATCGAGGCGGTCGTACGGGAGCTGAACGAGGACCCGGCCTGCACCGGCTACATCGTCCAACTGCCGCTCCCCAAGGGCATCGACGAGAACCGCATCCTCGAACTGATGGACCCCGGGAAGGACGCCGACGGTCTGCACCCGATGAACCTCGGTCGGCTCGTCCTCAACGAGCCCGCCCCGCTGCCCTGCACCCCCAACGGCGTGCTGACCCTGCTGCGCCGCTACGGCGTGGAGATCAAGGGCGCGGAGGTCGTGGTCGTCGGTCGTGGTGTGACCATCGGCCGTCCCATGCCGCTCCTGCTGACCCGGCGCAGCGAGAACGCCACCGTGACCCAGTGCCACACCGGCACCCGTGACCTGTCCGCGCACCTCAAGCGCGCCGACATCATCGTCGCGGCCGCCGGTTCGGCCCACCTCGTCCGCCCCGAGGACGTCAAGCCGGGCGCGGCCGTGCTCGACGTCGGTGTCTCGCGCAGCGCCGAGGGCAAGATCGTGGGCGATGTCCACCCGGACGTCGCCGAGGTGGCCGGCTTCATCTCCCCGAACCCCGGCGGTGTCGGCCCGATGACCCGGGCCCAGCTGCTGGTCAACGTGGTCGAGGCGGCGGAGCGCAGTGTCGACTGA
- a CDS encoding DUF3017 domain-containing protein encodes MGDEPEVRDAVSAPDAEGRPRRTTRRFPLFTRDTARPEGGGRAAPGDAPAPARQWPILLVTGLVAIGLLVTALDAFRAGTLLIGAALLCGGLLRWILPGVGMLAVRSRFTDIVTYGVLGTAIVLLALMVQPNPLLEIPFLKDTLHFTVSN; translated from the coding sequence GTGGGGGACGAGCCTGAGGTGCGGGACGCGGTCAGCGCGCCCGACGCCGAGGGTCGCCCGCGCCGTACGACCCGCCGCTTCCCGCTGTTCACCAGGGACACCGCGCGCCCCGAGGGCGGCGGCAGGGCGGCACCCGGCGATGCCCCGGCGCCCGCCCGCCAGTGGCCCATCCTGCTGGTGACCGGACTGGTCGCCATCGGCCTGCTGGTGACCGCCCTGGACGCCTTCCGCGCCGGGACCCTGCTGATCGGTGCCGCCCTGCTCTGCGGCGGCCTGCTGCGCTGGATACTGCCCGGCGTCGGCATGCTCGCGGTCCGCTCCCGCTTCACGGACATCGTCACGTACGGGGTGCTGGGCACCGCGATCGTGCTGCTCGCCCTGATGGTGCAGCCGAACCCGTTGCTGGAGATCCCGTTCCTGAAGGACACCCTGCACTTCACGGTCAGCAACTAG